The following coding sequences are from one Mesotoga infera window:
- a CDS encoding 23S rRNA (pseudouridine(1915)-N(3))-methyltransferase RlmH has protein sequence MNIKVVVTGKPKSHFILEGIEQYRKWLTSFARVDLECFPLGGKVIREKEKVKEKEGKRYLKIAGPYDTILLLDNRGDQYSSEEFARMLEKWQNIGVSSLSFFVGGPLGFSEEVLSRGWQKLSLSRMTFTHEMAVLVLLEQLFRGFTILDNRPYHY, from the coding sequence ATGAATATAAAGGTTGTCGTTACGGGAAAGCCAAAGTCTCATTTCATCCTTGAAGGAATCGAGCAGTACAGAAAATGGCTTACGAGTTTTGCAAGAGTAGATCTTGAGTGCTTCCCACTGGGCGGCAAAGTCATTAGGGAAAAGGAGAAGGTAAAAGAGAAAGAGGGAAAGAGGTATTTGAAAATCGCCGGCCCTTACGACACAATTCTCCTTCTCGATAATCGGGGAGATCAGTACTCATCAGAAGAGTTTGCACGAATGCTTGAAAAATGGCAAAATATAGGAGTAAGTAGTCTGTCTTTCTTCGTCGGAGGGCCGTTAGGTTTCAGCGAAGAGGTTCTTTCGAGAGGCTGGCAGAAGTTGTCTTTGTCAAGGATGACATTTACTCATGAAATGGCTGTTCTCGTACTGCTGGAGCAGCTCTTCAGGGGATTCACAATTCTGGACAACAGACCGTATCATTATTGA
- a CDS encoding HlyC/CorC family transporter has protein sequence MEDPTSSGDPVSLLLNFVLLGFLLYLSGVFSGTETALMTMGKLKLRDLMESKEKRFSRSVKYFVDNPNSVLTAILVMNNVVNILSSSLATLLALRLLPNNSAGIAAALVTGVMTFLILVFGEITPKIFARENSERLFRRMITVITVITVVLKPLLWLLLHISNFFIVVVGGKKVDFAPFITEDEIRSAVDAGHEEGVLQSEERMIMKRTLELKDISVKEIMTPRVEIEALEEEQPLIDLMELVESEGYSRYPIYRENIDRIVGVCYAKDLLNFILERKDNNVLQSIHVEEIMRSPYFVPETKKVDDLLREFREKKNHLAVVIDEYGGTAGIITMEDVIEELTGEILDEYDEESEEMMIERLGENEYIVDGMTPINDIERELEQPFPNTEFETIGGYLLEVLERFPEVGEKIIVNGFTFEILAAGKNKVEKIRLNVDRRDVDERHFRGESTNTEGY, from the coding sequence GTGGAAGACCCTACTAGTAGCGGGGATCCTGTTTCGCTCTTATTGAATTTTGTACTACTTGGCTTTCTTCTTTACCTTTCGGGTGTCTTCTCTGGAACAGAAACTGCTCTCATGACAATGGGCAAATTGAAACTACGCGATCTTATGGAAAGCAAAGAAAAGCGCTTCAGCAGGTCGGTGAAATACTTCGTCGACAACCCGAATTCAGTTCTTACGGCGATACTTGTGATGAACAATGTTGTAAATATCCTTTCTTCATCACTCGCGACTTTACTTGCACTTCGACTTCTTCCCAATAATTCGGCCGGAATTGCGGCGGCTCTTGTTACAGGGGTCATGACTTTTCTCATTCTGGTATTTGGAGAGATAACTCCGAAGATCTTTGCGCGTGAGAATTCAGAGAGATTATTTAGAAGAATGATAACGGTAATCACTGTAATCACTGTGGTTCTGAAACCTCTTTTATGGCTTTTATTGCATATCTCGAATTTTTTCATAGTGGTTGTTGGGGGCAAGAAGGTCGATTTCGCACCATTTATTACTGAGGATGAAATAAGATCTGCTGTAGATGCCGGTCATGAAGAAGGAGTACTCCAGTCGGAAGAGAGAATGATAATGAAGAGAACTCTGGAATTGAAAGACATCTCAGTAAAAGAGATAATGACTCCGAGAGTAGAGATCGAGGCACTGGAGGAAGAGCAGCCGCTCATAGATTTGATGGAACTAGTAGAATCGGAAGGTTATTCGCGATATCCGATTTACAGAGAGAATATCGACAGAATAGTTGGCGTATGCTACGCAAAAGACCTGCTGAATTTCATTCTGGAGAGAAAGGACAATAACGTTCTTCAGTCTATCCATGTTGAAGAGATTATGAGATCTCCATATTTCGTGCCCGAAACAAAAAAGGTCGATGACTTGCTGAGAGAATTCCGAGAGAAGAAAAATCATCTCGCGGTTGTCATTGATGAGTATGGTGGAACGGCAGGAATAATAACCATGGAAGATGTTATCGAGGAACTCACGGGAGAGATCCTCGATGAGTACGATGAGGAGTCGGAAGAGATGATGATAGAGAGACTAGGAGAAAACGAGTATATTGTTGATGGAATGACTCCGATTAACGATATAGAGAGAGAACTGGAACAACCATTTCCCAATACTGAGTTTGAGACGATAGGTGGGTATCTGCTTGAAGTTCTTGAGAGATTTCCTGAAGTGGGGGAGAAAATAATCGTAAATGGTTTCACTTTTGAAATCCTGGCGGCTGGAAAGAATAAGGTGGAGAAGATCAGGCTCAATGTAGATAGGAGGGACGTTGATGAAAGACACTTCAGAGGAGAAAGCACTAATACAGAAGGCTATTGA
- a CDS encoding imidazolonepropionase, with protein MKVTAELAILNIRQVASPPKDGPLRGKEMSSLEIKRDVNIAIEGGKISYVGQDYVEADQYIDGNQLVVIPGFVDCHTHIPFVGSRSSEFIMRLSGKGYMDIMNAGGGILSTVKEVRKASATSILANSLSFLDSMLSLGVTTVEGKSGYGLDKENELKQLKVLRALDSIHPVDVVPTFLGAHAVTDEYGSPEEFLDLMVGLFDDLVELTDTIDIFCEKGVFDEDQSRRYLMKAQEKGFKVKLHADELSSSGGGRLAVELGAVSADHLISADDETLVLLAESETVATLLPGTSFFLNEPFAKGRKLIDLGATVAIASDFNPGSCNIFDPFFIIFLAVSRCGLSVEEAINAYTANSARALCLDNKKGRLEVGYDADMVLIRAEDYSEIVYNFSRDLVEGVIKNGNRVR; from the coding sequence ATGAAAGTGACTGCCGAGCTCGCTATTCTGAATATTCGACAGGTCGCGTCTCCTCCAAAGGACGGTCCTCTCCGGGGCAAAGAGATGTCTTCTCTCGAGATAAAGCGCGATGTGAACATCGCAATTGAGGGAGGGAAGATATCGTACGTTGGCCAGGATTACGTAGAGGCCGATCAATACATAGATGGCAATCAACTCGTTGTCATTCCAGGGTTCGTTGACTGTCACACACACATCCCGTTCGTTGGAAGCAGAAGCAGCGAGTTCATAATGCGACTCTCAGGGAAGGGCTATATGGATATCATGAATGCCGGCGGGGGTATTTTATCTACTGTCAAAGAGGTAAGAAAGGCTTCGGCCACGAGTATCCTTGCCAACTCCTTGAGTTTTCTGGATTCCATGCTCTCTCTCGGTGTTACGACTGTTGAAGGGAAGAGCGGATACGGTCTGGATAAAGAAAATGAGCTCAAACAGTTGAAGGTCTTGAGAGCGTTAGATTCGATTCATCCGGTCGATGTTGTTCCAACTTTCTTGGGAGCACATGCAGTGACTGATGAGTATGGCTCACCAGAGGAATTCCTGGATTTGATGGTAGGATTATTCGATGATCTGGTGGAACTAACAGACACAATCGATATCTTCTGTGAGAAAGGGGTCTTCGATGAAGATCAGTCCAGACGGTACCTGATGAAGGCACAAGAGAAGGGCTTCAAAGTGAAGCTCCATGCTGACGAACTTTCGTCATCAGGTGGAGGGAGACTGGCAGTTGAACTGGGAGCTGTTTCGGCAGATCATCTGATTTCAGCTGACGATGAGACTCTAGTACTTCTGGCAGAAAGCGAGACAGTAGCTACTCTGCTTCCGGGGACTTCATTTTTTCTCAATGAGCCTTTTGCAAAAGGTAGAAAACTCATCGATCTCGGTGCGACAGTAGCGATAGCATCGGATTTTAACCCGGGTTCCTGCAATATATTCGATCCGTTTTTCATTATCTTCCTTGCGGTATCTCGTTGCGGTCTTTCTGTTGAAGAGGCTATAAATGCATATACGGCTAACAGTGCAAGGGCTTTATGCCTTGATAATAAGAAGGGCAGGCTTGAGGTCGGATACGATGCAGATATGGTGCTAATAAGAGCAGAAGATTATAGTGAGATAGTTTACAATTTTTCCAGGGATCTTGTAGAAGGAGTAATTAAGAACGGGAACAGGGTAAGATGA